The proteins below come from a single Beutenbergia cavernae DSM 12333 genomic window:
- the purD gene encoding phosphoribosylamine--glycine ligase codes for MRILVIGSGAREHALVRTLSLDPDPAELFAAPGNPGTAELATNVDVEAEDGAAVAALASEIEADLVVVGPEAPLVAGVADAVRAVGIPVFGPDAAAARLEGSKAFAKEIMAAAGVPTAMAHVCTTPDEVAAALDAFGPPYVVKDDGLAAGKGVVVTSDREAAVEHALACVRRSRRSAVVIEEFLDGPEVSLFCLSDGENVVPLAPAQDFKRLGDDDAGPNTGGMGAYTPLDWVPPQLVEDVVERVARPAVHELLKRETPFVGLLYCGLALTSRGLRVIEYNARFGDPETQVVLARLASPLGEALYAAATGELESLAPLRWRDDAAVTVVVASPGYPAAPETGGEITGIDEAEQVPGAWVLHAGTGRRDDGALVSAGGRVLSVVGTGEDLDAARAVAYDALARISLDGAQHRGDIAAAAAAGAVVLPAAADEGD; via the coding sequence GTGAGGATCCTCGTCATCGGTTCCGGCGCCCGAGAGCACGCGCTCGTCCGTACCCTGAGCCTCGACCCGGACCCGGCGGAGCTGTTCGCCGCGCCCGGCAACCCGGGCACGGCAGAGCTCGCGACCAACGTCGACGTCGAGGCGGAGGACGGCGCTGCCGTCGCGGCGCTGGCGTCGGAGATCGAGGCGGACCTCGTCGTCGTCGGCCCGGAGGCGCCGCTCGTGGCCGGGGTGGCCGACGCCGTCCGGGCGGTCGGCATCCCCGTGTTCGGTCCCGACGCCGCGGCCGCGCGGCTCGAGGGGTCGAAGGCGTTCGCGAAGGAGATCATGGCGGCCGCCGGGGTGCCGACGGCGATGGCGCACGTGTGCACGACGCCGGACGAGGTGGCCGCGGCCCTGGACGCGTTCGGCCCGCCGTACGTCGTCAAGGACGACGGGCTCGCCGCCGGCAAGGGCGTCGTCGTCACGTCGGACCGTGAGGCGGCGGTCGAGCACGCTCTCGCGTGCGTGCGCCGCAGCCGGCGGTCCGCCGTCGTCATCGAGGAGTTCCTCGACGGCCCCGAGGTGTCGCTCTTCTGCCTGTCGGACGGCGAGAACGTCGTCCCGCTCGCACCGGCGCAGGACTTCAAGCGGCTCGGCGACGACGACGCCGGGCCGAACACCGGGGGCATGGGCGCGTACACGCCGCTCGACTGGGTGCCGCCGCAGCTGGTGGAGGACGTCGTCGAACGCGTGGCCCGGCCCGCCGTCCACGAGCTGCTCAAGCGGGAGACGCCGTTCGTGGGCCTGCTGTACTGCGGGCTCGCCCTGACCAGCCGGGGTCTGCGCGTCATCGAGTACAACGCGCGCTTCGGCGACCCGGAGACGCAGGTCGTGCTGGCGCGGCTCGCGTCGCCGCTGGGGGAGGCGCTGTACGCCGCGGCGACGGGCGAGCTCGAGTCGCTCGCGCCGCTCCGCTGGCGGGACGACGCGGCCGTCACGGTCGTCGTCGCGTCACCCGGCTATCCGGCGGCGCCGGAGACCGGGGGCGAGATCACGGGGATCGACGAGGCGGAGCAGGTGCCGGGCGCGTGGGTGCTGCACGCCGGGACGGGGCGTCGCGACGACGGCGCCCTGGTCAGCGCCGGCGGCCGCGTGCTGTCGGTGGTGGGCACGGGCGAGGATCTCGACGCCGCCCGGGCCGTGGCGTACGACGCCCTCGCGCGGATCTCGCTCGACGGAGCGCAGCACCGGGGCGACATCGCCGCAGCGGCCGCGGCGGGCGCCGTCGTCCTCCCCGCCGCAGCGGACGAAGGCGACTGA
- a CDS encoding phosphoenolpyruvate carboxykinase (GTP) encodes MVAVEPRRTTSGAESSRPDVRAWVDRIARLARPDAVRWCDGSDVETAELLDGMVDAGTIEPLDPVLRPRSYLARSAPSDVARVEARTFICSEREADAGPTNNWRDPELMRAELRGVFDGAMRGRTMYVVPFAMGPIGSPMTRYGIEITDSPYVVVSMGVMTRAGAATLRAIDDGADWVPAVHSVGYPLVLPDDGAEVRRADVPWPCDETKYVVHFPESREIWSYGSGYGGNALLGKKCYALRIASVMARDEGWLAEHMLLLRVTSPAGRVFHVAAAFPSACGKTNLAMLRPTIPGWQVETLGDDIAWLVPRRAPDGRTRLYAINPEAGFFGVAPGTSVASNPVAMQMLASDVVFTNVARTADGDVWWEGMTATEPPGLIDWHGRARQDLAASSGTGGTADDAADDRGPAAHPNSRFTVAATRCPTLAADWDDPGGVPLDAILFGGRRRSRVPLVWQARSWAHGVFTGATISSERTAAAEGTVGELRRDPFAMLPFCGYAMTDHWAHWLAVGDALGDGAPAIFGVNWFRRDAAGAFLWPGFGENSRVLEWVLDRVAGEAPARETPVGWVPERGGLRLDGIDVSEDALEELLAVTPEEWAAEADSIAAYFDSFDAAAETGGGYPVPAPLRGELAALRARLADGAGDAGG; translated from the coding sequence ATGGTCGCCGTCGAACCGCGCCGGACGACGTCCGGGGCCGAGAGCAGCAGGCCCGACGTGCGCGCCTGGGTCGACCGCATCGCGCGGCTCGCCCGACCCGACGCCGTGCGGTGGTGCGACGGCTCCGACGTCGAGACCGCCGAGCTGCTCGACGGCATGGTCGACGCCGGCACGATCGAACCGCTCGACCCCGTCCTCCGGCCGCGCAGCTACCTGGCGCGCTCGGCGCCGTCCGACGTCGCCCGCGTCGAGGCGCGCACGTTCATCTGCTCCGAGCGCGAGGCCGACGCCGGCCCCACGAACAACTGGCGCGATCCGGAGCTCATGCGCGCCGAGCTCCGCGGCGTGTTCGACGGCGCCATGCGCGGCCGCACGATGTACGTCGTCCCGTTCGCGATGGGCCCGATCGGGAGCCCGATGACCCGGTACGGGATCGAGATCACCGACTCGCCGTACGTCGTCGTCAGCATGGGTGTGATGACCCGCGCCGGCGCGGCGACGCTGCGGGCGATCGACGACGGCGCCGACTGGGTGCCGGCCGTGCACTCGGTCGGGTACCCGCTCGTGCTGCCCGACGACGGCGCCGAGGTGCGGCGCGCGGACGTGCCGTGGCCGTGCGACGAGACGAAGTACGTCGTGCACTTCCCCGAGAGCCGCGAGATCTGGTCGTACGGGTCCGGGTACGGCGGGAACGCCCTGCTCGGGAAGAAGTGCTACGCGCTGCGGATCGCCTCGGTCATGGCGCGCGACGAGGGGTGGCTCGCTGAGCACATGCTGCTGCTGCGGGTGACGTCGCCGGCAGGGCGGGTGTTCCACGTGGCGGCGGCGTTCCCGTCCGCGTGCGGCAAGACGAACCTCGCGATGCTGCGACCGACGATCCCGGGGTGGCAGGTCGAGACGCTCGGCGACGACATCGCGTGGCTCGTCCCGCGCCGTGCGCCGGACGGGCGCACCCGCCTGTACGCGATCAACCCCGAGGCGGGGTTCTTCGGCGTCGCCCCGGGCACGAGCGTCGCCTCGAACCCGGTGGCGATGCAGATGCTCGCCTCCGACGTCGTCTTCACGAACGTCGCGCGGACTGCCGACGGCGACGTGTGGTGGGAGGGGATGACGGCGACCGAACCGCCGGGGCTCATCGACTGGCACGGCCGCGCGAGACAGGACCTGGCGGCGTCGTCCGGTACCGGCGGCACAGCCGACGACGCGGCCGACGATCGCGGCCCCGCGGCGCACCCGAACTCCCGCTTCACCGTGGCCGCGACCCGCTGCCCGACGCTCGCCGCCGACTGGGACGACCCGGGCGGCGTCCCGCTCGACGCGATCCTGTTCGGTGGTCGACGCCGGTCGCGGGTCCCGCTCGTGTGGCAGGCGCGGTCCTGGGCGCACGGCGTGTTCACCGGCGCGACGATCTCGTCGGAGCGCACGGCGGCGGCCGAGGGCACGGTGGGGGAGCTGCGCCGGGACCCGTTCGCGATGCTGCCGTTCTGCGGGTACGCGATGACCGACCACTGGGCGCACTGGCTGGCGGTCGGCGACGCCCTGGGGGACGGCGCGCCGGCGATCTTCGGCGTCAACTGGTTCCGCCGGGACGCAGCCGGCGCGTTCCTGTGGCCGGGCTTCGGCGAGAACTCGCGCGTGCTCGAGTGGGTCCTGGACCGGGTGGCCGGCGAGGCGCCGGCGCGCGAGACGCCCGTGGGGTGGGTGCCGGAACGCGGCGGCCTGCGGCTCGACGGCATCGACGTCTCCGAGGACGCGCTCGAGGAGCTGCTCGCCGTCACGCCCGAGGAGTGGGCGGCTGAGGCGGACAGCATCGCTGCCTACTTCGACTCGTTCGACGCGGCGGCCGAGACCGGGGGCGGCTACCCGGTGCCGGCACCGCTGCGGGGAGAGCTCGCCGCGCTGCGCGCCCGCCTCGCCGACGGGGCAGGTGACGCGGGCGGATAG
- a CDS encoding NAD-dependent epimerase/dehydratase family protein encodes MSTKVCVTGSSGRLGPHVVAELAAHGYDVLAVDVAPAPPAVTDLDVATVRADLTDAAQAVDVLAGCDAVVHLANIPAPGLRPDGVTFTTNVTMNHAVFAAARTHGLRRVVWASSETTLGLPFVDPPWYAPVDEAHFPRAESTYALSKVVTEQVAATYARWTGVAHVGLRFSNVLGRDDYRRLFPAAWADPHARKWNLWSYIDARDAASACRLALEARDEQLGAGASAGAPNLVIAAADTCMTRPSAELLAEVFPGVELRRPVEGTTSLFAVDAARDLLGWEPAHTWRDTLEA; translated from the coding sequence ATGAGCACGAAGGTCTGCGTCACGGGGTCGTCCGGGCGGCTCGGCCCGCACGTCGTGGCCGAGCTGGCCGCGCACGGCTACGACGTGCTCGCCGTCGACGTCGCACCGGCGCCGCCCGCGGTGACCGATCTCGACGTCGCCACGGTGCGCGCCGACCTGACCGACGCCGCGCAGGCGGTCGACGTCCTCGCCGGCTGCGACGCCGTCGTCCACCTCGCGAACATCCCGGCTCCGGGGCTGCGGCCCGACGGCGTCACGTTCACCACGAACGTCACGATGAACCACGCGGTGTTCGCGGCTGCCCGCACGCACGGTCTCCGCCGGGTCGTGTGGGCGTCGAGCGAGACCACGCTCGGTCTGCCGTTCGTGGACCCGCCCTGGTACGCGCCGGTCGACGAGGCCCACTTCCCGCGGGCGGAGAGCACGTACGCACTCTCCAAGGTCGTCACGGAGCAGGTCGCCGCGACGTACGCCCGGTGGACCGGCGTCGCCCACGTCGGGCTGCGGTTCTCCAACGTGCTCGGGCGGGACGACTACCGCAGGCTCTTCCCGGCCGCGTGGGCGGACCCGCACGCGCGGAAGTGGAACCTGTGGAGCTACATCGACGCCCGTGACGCGGCGTCGGCCTGCCGGCTCGCGCTCGAGGCACGCGACGAACAGCTGGGCGCGGGCGCCTCGGCCGGTGCGCCGAACCTCGTCATCGCGGCCGCCGACACGTGCATGACCCGCCCGTCCGCCGAGCTGCTCGCGGAGGTGTTCCCGGGCGTGGAGCTGCGCCGCCCGGTGGAGGGCACCACGTCGCTGTTCGCCGTCGACGCCGCCCGCGACCTCCTCGGCTGGGAACCCGCGCACACCTGGCGGGACACGCTCGAGGCCTGA
- a CDS encoding NADP-dependent oxidoreductase, with protein sequence MEPGAADHAGDRMLGVVVPELGGPEVLRAERVDVPRPGAGQVRITVRAAGVNNYDAKVRSGIMRAPDLPFVPGEEAAGVVDAVGPDVSGTGVGDEVLGYTAGGAYAEHALLRAWTAKPPGLDWADAVTIPIAGEAAVRAVAALDPRSGETVLVTGASGVVGSFALQLVLLRGARAVGTTAPHWFDDVADLGAIPVAYGDGMVDRVRAAAPDGIDAALDLAGAGMLPDLVVVRGGTERVVTLADGAAGDVGVPFLSGGAAQQNTAVLERLVAMVIDGDVVLPPVTTFGLDDAVRAHEALASRAHRGKVVLLP encoded by the coding sequence ATGGAGCCTGGTGCGGCGGATCACGCCGGCGATCGGATGCTCGGGGTCGTCGTCCCGGAGCTCGGCGGACCCGAGGTGCTGCGGGCGGAGCGCGTCGACGTCCCCCGGCCGGGGGCCGGCCAGGTCCGGATCACGGTCCGGGCGGCCGGGGTCAACAACTACGACGCGAAGGTGCGCAGCGGGATCATGCGCGCGCCCGACCTCCCGTTCGTTCCCGGCGAGGAGGCGGCCGGCGTCGTTGACGCCGTCGGTCCGGACGTGTCAGGGACCGGCGTGGGTGACGAGGTGCTCGGCTACACGGCAGGCGGCGCGTACGCCGAGCACGCGCTCCTGCGTGCGTGGACGGCGAAGCCGCCGGGTCTGGACTGGGCCGACGCCGTCACGATCCCGATCGCCGGCGAGGCGGCCGTCCGGGCGGTCGCGGCCCTCGACCCGCGCTCGGGCGAGACGGTGCTCGTGACCGGAGCGTCCGGCGTCGTCGGCTCCTTCGCGCTCCAGCTGGTGCTGCTGCGCGGGGCGCGGGCCGTCGGGACGACGGCGCCGCACTGGTTCGACGATGTCGCCGACCTCGGCGCCATCCCCGTCGCGTACGGGGACGGGATGGTCGACAGGGTCCGCGCGGCGGCACCGGACGGGATCGACGCCGCGCTCGACCTGGCGGGCGCCGGCATGCTGCCTGACCTCGTCGTCGTGCGGGGCGGGACCGAGCGGGTGGTGACGCTGGCGGACGGCGCGGCCGGCGACGTCGGCGTCCCGTTCCTGTCCGGTGGCGCGGCGCAGCAGAACACCGCCGTGCTGGAGCGGCTCGTCGCGATGGTCATCGACGGCGACGTCGTGCTGCCGCCGGTGACGACGTTCGGGCTGGACGACGCCGTCCGGGCGCACGAGGCGCTCGCGTCGCGCGCGCACCGCGGCAAGGTGGTCCTCCTGCCCTGA
- the gndA gene encoding NADP-dependent phosphogluconate dehydrogenase translates to MAAMSNDTTAVADIGVTGLAVMGRNLARNLARHSYTVALHNRTHARTVSLVEEHGDDGTFVPSERLEDFVASLKRPRTVIIMVKAGAATDAVIDELVPLLEEGDIVVDAGNAHFPDTIRREEALRAQGLHFVGTGVSGGEEGALNGPSIMPGGTRESYATLGPMLEDISAKVDGVPCCTYVGPGGAGHFVKMVHNGIEYADMQLIAEAYDLLRQGLGASAAEIGDIFAEWNTGDLESFLIEITADVLHHVDAATGSAFVDVVLDQAEQKGTGRWTVQNGLDLGVPITGIAEATFARALSGSVPQREAARGTLPAHTAAWEVKDRDVFVEDVRRALYASKVVAYSQGFDQIAAASAEYGWDIDRGAMARIWRGGCIIRARFLNRITEAYERDAGLPLLLADPYFTDAVADGLQSWRRIVAGAAQNGVPTPAFSSSLAYYDGVRAERLPAALIQAQRDFFGAHTYRRVDSGGVFHTEWSGDRSETQES, encoded by the coding sequence ATGGCCGCCATGAGCAACGACACGACCGCCGTCGCCGACATCGGCGTGACCGGACTCGCCGTCATGGGCCGGAACCTCGCGAGGAACCTCGCGCGGCACTCCTACACCGTCGCCCTCCACAACCGCACGCACGCGCGCACCGTCTCGCTCGTCGAGGAGCACGGCGACGACGGCACCTTCGTGCCCAGCGAGCGCCTGGAGGACTTCGTCGCGTCGCTGAAGCGCCCCCGCACGGTGATCATCATGGTCAAGGCCGGCGCCGCGACGGACGCCGTCATCGACGAGCTGGTGCCGCTGCTTGAGGAGGGCGACATCGTCGTCGACGCCGGCAACGCGCACTTCCCGGACACGATCCGGCGCGAGGAGGCGCTGCGCGCGCAGGGGCTGCACTTCGTCGGTACCGGCGTGTCCGGCGGCGAGGAGGGTGCGCTCAACGGGCCGAGCATCATGCCCGGCGGCACGCGCGAGTCGTACGCCACGCTCGGCCCGATGCTCGAGGACATCTCGGCGAAGGTCGACGGCGTCCCGTGCTGCACGTACGTCGGCCCGGGCGGCGCCGGGCACTTCGTCAAGATGGTGCACAACGGCATCGAGTACGCGGACATGCAGCTCATCGCCGAGGCGTACGACCTGCTCCGGCAAGGCCTGGGGGCCTCCGCCGCGGAGATCGGCGACATCTTCGCGGAGTGGAACACGGGGGACCTCGAGTCGTTCCTCATCGAGATCACCGCGGACGTGCTGCACCACGTCGACGCCGCCACCGGGTCGGCGTTCGTGGACGTCGTCCTGGACCAGGCGGAGCAGAAGGGCACCGGTCGCTGGACCGTGCAGAACGGCCTCGACCTCGGTGTCCCGATCACGGGCATCGCGGAGGCGACGTTCGCCCGCGCCCTGTCCGGCTCCGTGCCGCAGCGCGAGGCCGCCCGCGGCACGCTCCCCGCGCACACCGCCGCGTGGGAGGTGAAGGATCGCGACGTGTTCGTCGAGGACGTGCGCCGCGCGCTGTACGCGTCGAAGGTCGTCGCCTACAGCCAGGGCTTCGACCAGATCGCCGCCGCGAGCGCCGAGTACGGCTGGGACATCGACCGCGGCGCGATGGCCCGGATCTGGCGGGGCGGCTGCATCATCCGGGCACGGTTCCTCAACCGGATCACCGAGGCGTACGAGCGCGACGCCGGGCTGCCGCTGCTGCTCGCGGACCCGTACTTCACCGATGCCGTGGCCGACGGGCTGCAGTCGTGGCGGCGCATCGTGGCCGGGGCGGCGCAGAACGGTGTGCCGACGCCGGCGTTCAGCTCGTCGCTCGCGTACTACGACGGCGTCCGCGCCGAGCGCCTGCCGGCCGCGCTGATCCAGGCGCAGCGCGACTTCTTCGGGGCGCACACCTACCGGCGTGTCGACTCAGGCGGCGTCTTCCACACGGAGTGGTCCGGGGACCGCTCCGAGACCCAGGAGTCCTGA
- a CDS encoding helix-turn-helix domain-containing protein, protein MAPAAETSPLTVGRRIRHFRTERRLTLDDLARLTGSAASQLSLVENGRREVRVSLLQQIARALDVSPADLLEAEPPTRRAALEIALEEAQRGSLYATLGLPAVRASKRLPTEALEALVGLHSELARRESEASATPEEARRANTELRLAMQARDNYLPEIEDLAQDVLRAGGHTSGALTHRTVQRIAANLGFQLVHVRDLPSSTRSVTDVEHGRIYLPPQSIPGGHGLRSLALQAVAHRVLGHGKPATYADFLRQRLEITYFAACCLMPRDAAVAFLSSAKKERDLAIEDFRDAFGVTHSHAAQRFTNLATSQLGIRCHFVRATRDGTLVRGYENDGVTFRTDVTGAVEGQAACRHWAARTVFDHGERAGEFHQYTDTPSGTYWCSAQAGEGTDGEFSITIGVPFDAARWFRGRETASRSTSTCPDERCCRLPSADLASRWADASWPSAKMHAHILSPLPRGTFPGVDDVEVYEFLDAHARGEGRATRP, encoded by the coding sequence ATGGCGCCCGCTGCGGAGACCTCCCCGCTCACCGTCGGACGGCGGATCCGGCACTTCCGGACCGAGCGTCGCCTGACGCTGGACGACCTCGCCCGCCTCACCGGCTCCGCCGCGAGCCAGCTGTCGCTCGTCGAGAACGGCCGGCGCGAGGTGCGGGTGTCCCTCCTGCAGCAGATCGCCAGGGCTCTCGACGTGTCGCCCGCGGACCTCCTCGAGGCGGAGCCGCCCACCCGCCGCGCCGCGCTCGAGATCGCGCTGGAGGAGGCACAGCGCGGGTCGCTCTACGCCACGCTCGGGCTGCCCGCGGTCCGCGCGAGCAAACGGCTGCCCACCGAGGCGCTCGAGGCGCTGGTCGGGCTCCACTCGGAGCTCGCGCGCCGCGAGTCAGAGGCGAGCGCCACCCCGGAGGAGGCGCGGCGCGCGAACACCGAGCTGCGCCTGGCCATGCAGGCGCGCGACAACTACCTGCCGGAGATCGAGGACCTCGCCCAGGACGTGCTGCGGGCCGGCGGCCACACATCGGGGGCGCTCACGCACCGCACCGTCCAACGGATCGCGGCGAACCTCGGCTTCCAGCTCGTCCACGTGCGCGACCTGCCGTCGTCGACCAGGTCCGTGACCGACGTCGAGCACGGCCGCATCTACCTCCCGCCGCAGTCGATCCCGGGCGGCCACGGCCTGCGTTCGCTCGCGCTGCAGGCGGTGGCGCATCGCGTACTGGGGCACGGCAAGCCCGCCACCTACGCGGACTTCCTGCGCCAGCGGCTCGAGATCACCTACTTCGCGGCGTGCTGCCTCATGCCCCGCGACGCCGCTGTCGCGTTCCTGTCCTCCGCCAAGAAGGAACGCGACCTCGCGATCGAGGACTTCCGCGACGCGTTCGGCGTCACGCACTCCCATGCCGCCCAGCGGTTCACGAACCTCGCGACGTCACAGCTGGGCATCCGCTGTCACTTCGTGCGCGCCACGCGCGACGGCACCCTCGTGCGGGGGTACGAGAACGACGGCGTCACGTTCCGGACCGACGTGACGGGCGCCGTCGAGGGTCAGGCCGCCTGCCGCCACTGGGCGGCGCGCACCGTGTTCGACCACGGCGAGCGGGCCGGCGAGTTCCACCAGTACACCGACACACCGTCCGGCACCTACTGGTGCAGCGCCCAGGCGGGCGAGGGCACGGACGGCGAGTTCTCGATCACGATCGGTGTGCCGTTCGACGCCGCGCGGTGGTTCCGCGGGCGGGAGACGGCGTCACGCTCGACGTCGACGTGCCCGGACGAGCGCTGCTGCCGACTGCCGTCCGCCGACCTCGCGAGCCGCTGGGCGGACGCGTCGTGGCCGAGCGCGAAGATGCACGCGCACATCCTGTCGCCGCTGCCTCGCGGCACGTTCCCCGGCGTCGACGACGTCGAGGTGTACGAGTTCCTCGACGCCCATGCGCGGGGTGAGGGCCGCGCTACACGCCCCTAG
- a CDS encoding epoxide hydrolase family protein: protein MTTTRPFELHVPDADLADLARRLDVFRPLPDSPRRPASGMTSAYLTELVTSWRALDWRKREAWLNGHPQFLADVEDTTIHFAHLRSADPDAPAVLVMHGWPHTFALQLDFADLLPDVHVVVPSLPGFAFSSAYSGNPITEARLAHTMHRLMTDVLGYDRFVTYGEDVSANVNDLIAASYPESVAGILVTHSHFPSREERARLTAPDEVAFFDRIDAWGGANGAYGHVQGTRPDTLAAALNDSPAGLLAWIAEKLVEWSHTPPGDPAAVERRISRERILTEAMLYWVTQSISTSFRPYYEGADQPDAMPPVTVPAAVHVQRHEGDYPESLARAYYSDLRTFSRLEEGGHFAAAEVPTVMAERLRTFVAGLELR from the coding sequence ATGACGACGACGCGCCCGTTCGAGCTCCATGTGCCCGACGCCGACCTCGCCGACCTCGCGCGCCGCCTCGACGTGTTCCGCCCGCTGCCGGACTCCCCCCGCCGCCCGGCGTCCGGGATGACGAGCGCCTACCTCACCGAGCTCGTCACGTCGTGGCGAGCGCTCGACTGGCGGAAGCGCGAGGCGTGGCTCAACGGACACCCGCAGTTCCTCGCGGACGTCGAGGACACCACGATCCACTTCGCCCATCTCCGCTCGGCGGACCCGGACGCACCCGCCGTCCTCGTGATGCACGGGTGGCCGCACACGTTCGCGCTGCAGCTGGACTTCGCGGACCTCCTGCCCGACGTCCACGTCGTCGTCCCGAGCCTGCCCGGCTTCGCGTTCTCGTCGGCGTACTCCGGCAACCCGATCACCGAGGCCCGCCTGGCGCACACCATGCACCGCCTCATGACCGACGTGCTCGGCTACGACCGGTTCGTCACGTACGGCGAGGACGTCTCCGCGAACGTCAACGACCTCATCGCCGCGAGCTACCCCGAGTCGGTGGCCGGCATCCTCGTGACGCACTCGCACTTCCCGAGCCGTGAGGAGCGAGCACGGCTCACGGCACCCGACGAGGTCGCGTTCTTCGACCGGATCGACGCGTGGGGCGGAGCGAACGGCGCCTACGGCCACGTGCAGGGCACGCGGCCGGACACGCTCGCCGCAGCGCTCAACGACTCGCCCGCCGGCCTGCTGGCCTGGATCGCGGAGAAGCTCGTGGAGTGGAGCCACACGCCGCCCGGCGACCCCGCCGCCGTCGAGCGGCGCATCTCGCGCGAGCGGATCCTCACGGAGGCGATGCTCTACTGGGTCACGCAGAGCATCTCCACGTCGTTCCGTCCCTACTACGAGGGAGCCGACCAGCCGGACGCGATGCCGCCCGTCACGGTGCCGGCCGCCGTCCACGTCCAGCGTCACGAGGGCGACTACCCGGAGTCGCTCGCGCGGGCGTACTACTCGGACCTGCGCACGTTCTCCCGGCTCGAGGAGGGCGGCCACTTCGCGGCGGCGGAGGTCCCGACGGTCATGGCCGAACGCCTGCGGACGTTCGTCGCGGGCCTGGAGCTCCGCTAG
- a CDS encoding phosphoribosylaminoimidazolesuccinocarboxamide synthase, which yields MSDAPPPAAPQVPGWRHVASGKVRDLYVPDAPPAGSLAVEPADAVVLLVASDRISAYDYVLPTPIPDKGAILTALSVWWFEQLADVVPNHLVSLDVPGAVAGRAMICRRLDMYPVECVARGYLAGSGLAEYRETGAVCGVELPPGLVEGSKLPRPIFTPATKADLGEHDENVTFEKAAAEVGEDVATRLRDLTLELYTRASQIAAGRGIILADTKFEFGRRPGTDEIVLGDEVLTPDSSRYWPAETWQPGRPQPSFDKQYVRDWLASPASGWDRTGGALPPELPADVVEKTRARYVEAYERLTGRAF from the coding sequence GTGAGTGACGCCCCGCCGCCCGCCGCCCCTCAGGTCCCCGGCTGGCGGCACGTCGCCTCCGGCAAGGTCCGCGACCTGTACGTGCCGGACGCCCCGCCGGCCGGATCGCTCGCCGTCGAACCGGCCGACGCCGTCGTCCTCCTCGTCGCGAGCGACCGCATCAGCGCGTACGACTACGTGCTCCCGACGCCGATCCCCGACAAGGGCGCGATCCTCACGGCGCTCAGCGTGTGGTGGTTCGAGCAGCTCGCCGACGTCGTCCCGAACCACCTCGTCAGCCTCGACGTGCCGGGCGCCGTCGCCGGCCGCGCGATGATCTGCCGCCGCCTCGACATGTACCCGGTCGAGTGCGTGGCGCGCGGCTACCTGGCCGGTTCGGGGCTCGCGGAGTACCGCGAGACCGGCGCGGTGTGCGGGGTGGAGCTGCCGCCAGGCCTGGTCGAGGGGTCGAAGCTCCCGAGGCCGATCTTCACGCCGGCCACCAAGGCCGACCTCGGTGAGCACGACGAGAACGTCACGTTCGAGAAGGCGGCAGCGGAGGTCGGTGAGGACGTCGCGACCCGGCTGCGTGACCTCACGCTCGAGCTCTACACGCGCGCCTCTCAGATCGCCGCTGGCCGGGGGATCATCCTCGCCGACACGAAGTTCGAGTTCGGACGGCGGCCCGGGACTGACGAGATCGTCCTCGGCGACGAGGTGCTGACGCCGGACTCCTCGCGCTACTGGCCCGCCGAGACCTGGCAGCCCGGTCGCCCGCAGCCCAGCTTCGACAAGCAGTACGTGCGCGACTGGCTCGCCTCGCCGGCGTCCGGTTGGGACCGCACGGGCGGCGCGCTGCCGCCCGAGCTGCCCGCCGACGTTGTCGAGAAGACCCGCGCGCGCTACGTCGAGGCGTACGAGCGGCTGACCGGGCGCGCCTTCTAG
- a CDS encoding DUF402 domain-containing protein, translating to MRYTKYDGGAHWALDARLLGEDDAGTWVFMPRGTVQVRPGVSFEAAADAVGLFPHDQPWVAWFSTPVDALRPISHQTYVDVSTVPVWTADGREVTMVDLDLDVIAPFDGEPFVDDEDEFAEHRVRYGYPDDVVALAERSAEDVLAAVRTGAEPFGSAWRPWLDGALAR from the coding sequence GTGAGGTACACGAAGTACGACGGCGGTGCCCACTGGGCGCTCGACGCGCGGCTCCTCGGCGAGGACGATGCCGGTACCTGGGTCTTCATGCCCCGTGGCACCGTGCAGGTACGCCCGGGGGTGTCCTTCGAGGCTGCCGCGGACGCCGTCGGCCTGTTCCCCCACGACCAGCCGTGGGTCGCGTGGTTCTCCACCCCGGTCGATGCGCTGCGGCCGATCTCGCACCAGACCTACGTCGACGTGTCCACCGTCCCGGTGTGGACGGCGGACGGACGCGAGGTCACCATGGTCGACCTCGACCTGGACGTCATCGCGCCGTTCGACGGCGAGCCCTTCGTCGACGACGAGGACGAGTTCGCGGAGCACCGCGTCCGGTACGGGTATCCGGACGACGTCGTTGCCCTCGCGGAGCGTTCCGCCGAGGACGTGCTGGCCGCAGTCCGGACCGGCGCCGAGCCGTTCGGCTCGGCCTGGCGACCCTGGCTCGACGGCGCACTCGCACGCTGA